The proteins below come from a single Tissierella sp. MB52-C2 genomic window:
- a CDS encoding DUF3841 domain-containing protein, with amino-acid sequence MSKSNKKIKLYTSQREIVLDTIREKGIYHVKREFIVKKYENVANVFLEPYNWFIRNAVNIVPKPEGAEYPIWLFTDLKYVENYEDSKVLEIEVDVENVILFDPFKWNRILNLAYIPKDKKDWNEYNDSLEKQGIKNEASIYMTNFYPHLKQKVRKSWDSLFEDNIDLSKPNQAALWELRREWIVSEF; translated from the coding sequence ATGTCTAAGTCGAATAAAAAGATAAAATTATATACATCTCAAAGGGAAATAGTCTTAGATACTATTAGAGAAAAGGGAATATACCATGTTAAAAGAGAATTTATCGTTAAAAAATATGAAAATGTAGCTAATGTCTTTCTAGAACCTTATAATTGGTTCATTAGAAATGCAGTAAATATAGTGCCTAAGCCAGAGGGAGCAGAATATCCAATATGGCTATTTACCGATCTAAAATATGTTGAAAACTATGAGGATAGCAAAGTTCTAGAGATAGAGGTTGATGTTGAAAATGTAATTCTATTTGATCCATTCAAATGGAATAGAATATTAAACTTAGCTTATATTCCTAAAGATAAAAAGGATTGGAATGAATATAATGACTCTCTAGAAAAACAAGGAATCAAAAATGAAGCTAGTATTTATATGACTAATTTTTATCCTCATTTGAAGCAAAAGGTGAGAAAAAGTTGGGACTCTTTATTTGAAGATAATATAGATTTATCAAAGCCAAATCAAGCTGCTCTATGGGAGTTGCGAAGGGAATGGATAGTGTCAGAATTTTAA
- a CDS encoding helix-turn-helix transcriptional regulator, translating to MKRDKNLPLTETVYYILLSLFEPLHGYMIMQKIEDISNGQVRMAAGTLYGAIENLLKLKYIQPVFSEDKRRKVYQITEKGKEILLMDMSRMEHMITVTRQALEVGGKEDEEI from the coding sequence ATGAAGCGTGATAAAAATTTACCACTTACAGAAACAGTATATTATATTCTACTTTCACTATTTGAACCATTGCATGGGTACATGATTATGCAAAAAATTGAAGACATAAGTAATGGGCAGGTTCGTATGGCAGCGGGAACACTGTATGGTGCTATTGAAAATCTACTAAAGCTTAAATATATACAGCCAGTTTTTTCTGAGGATAAAAGGAGAAAGGTTTATCAAATTACTGAAAAAGGTAAAGAAATTTTGTTGATGGATATGAGTCGTATGGAACATATGATAACTGTTACAAGACAGGCTTTAGAAGTAGGAGGAAAAGAAGATGAAGAAATTTAA
- a CDS encoding DUF2812 domain-containing protein yields MKKFKLFSSYSAEEKWLNEQSNLGWKLVKKKLLYTFHKSTENSLVYAVDYRIFKNKNDYQDYLNLFQDSGWIHVAGSRWSGEQYFISLSNEDKDASIFSDRESSHHRYKKKMINSIQGIGSLLAYLVIVLLSGNFDIRMIMEPRYAFLTPGLWEKSGMAFWKSFLFELPFALIFRILPVILIIGYIILMVIYLLWAFYSQSQERKFENEN; encoded by the coding sequence ATGAAGAAATTTAAGTTATTTTCAAGTTATTCAGCAGAAGAAAAATGGTTAAATGAACAATCCAATTTAGGTTGGAAATTAGTGAAAAAAAAGTTACTTTATACTTTTCATAAAAGCACAGAAAATTCATTAGTGTATGCAGTTGACTATCGTATTTTTAAAAACAAAAATGATTATCAGGACTATCTCAATCTTTTTCAAGATTCTGGTTGGATACATGTAGCGGGAAGTCGTTGGTCTGGAGAGCAGTATTTTATTTCCTTATCAAATGAAGACAAAGATGCATCTATATTTTCAGATAGAGAGTCTTCACACCATCGTTATAAAAAGAAGATGATAAATAGTATTCAAGGAATAGGATCTCTATTGGCTTACTTGGTGATAGTACTACTATCTGGAAATTTTGATATAAGAATGATTATGGAACCTAGATATGCTTTTCTTACACCTGGTCTTTGGGAGAAAAGTGGTATGGCATTTTGGAAATCATTTTTGTTTGAATTACCATTTGCTCTTATTTTCCGTATACTTCCTGTTATTTTAATCATAGGTTATATAATTTTAATGGTTATTTATTTACTTTGGGCATTTTATAGCCAAAGTCAAGAAAGGAAGTTTGAAAATGAAAATTAA
- a CDS encoding erythromycin esterase family protein, whose amino-acid sequence MKIKTILSIIMTLGCFGFTVGCSSIESIEVKEVIPMVQQIDEVSYPQKIIIALGEATHGNKEFTQLKLRVFKQLVEQQNICVFALEGDMGGCRKVNDYIQGGKGTAEQAASEIGFAIYRTQEMVDLIEWMRSFNEDKPESEQIRFYGYDMQRYDNSKSELLKILNNSASELNQQYASTLNKFTDDNMYDLDKDTVKTVISELETLNNHLEEQRDTIISATSEMEFALAQQYAECIRQNSELRLADSDYGTKRDSYMADNVEWILEYEETFYGNNRIFIAGHNGHIGKTTATVGTEKIMGELLAEKYGDEYFAIGTEFYESTFLASDYNTGERREYRVKNSGNNRLAVLLHEAANDSLYLKMEVENTDSDLARYLNEKQPMSSIGDMFSNTFSKTEKAYTQKIAPYKAYNGIIFIDTLTPSTMLDSK is encoded by the coding sequence ATGAAAATTAAAACTATTTTATCAATAATTATGACCCTTGGATGTTTTGGGTTTACGGTAGGCTGTTCTTCTATAGAGAGTATTGAGGTAAAAGAAGTTATTCCAATGGTTCAACAAATAGATGAGGTTTCTTATCCTCAAAAAATAATAATTGCATTAGGTGAAGCTACCCATGGAAATAAGGAATTTACCCAATTGAAACTAAGGGTCTTTAAGCAACTAGTAGAGCAACAAAATATTTGTGTCTTCGCACTGGAAGGAGATATGGGAGGCTGCCGTAAAGTCAACGATTATATCCAAGGAGGCAAGGGAACAGCAGAGCAAGCAGCTTCAGAAATTGGATTTGCTATTTATCGTACACAAGAAATGGTTGATTTGATAGAATGGATGCGTTCATTCAATGAAGATAAACCGGAATCAGAGCAAATTCGTTTCTATGGCTATGATATGCAAAGGTATGATAATTCTAAATCAGAGCTGTTGAAGATATTAAATAACTCTGCATCAGAACTAAATCAACAATATGCTTCAACACTAAATAAATTTACAGATGATAATATGTATGACCTAGATAAAGATACAGTAAAAACTGTTATTTCAGAATTAGAAACACTAAATAACCATCTAGAAGAACAGCGAGATACTATTATTTCAGCAACATCTGAAATGGAGTTTGCTTTAGCGCAACAGTATGCAGAGTGTATTAGACAAAATTCTGAACTACGATTGGCAGACAGTGATTATGGAACGAAACGTGATTCATATATGGCAGATAATGTAGAATGGATATTAGAATATGAAGAAACATTTTATGGTAATAATCGCATCTTTATAGCAGGGCATAATGGACATATAGGGAAAACAACTGCTACAGTCGGAACAGAAAAAATAATGGGAGAACTTCTGGCAGAAAAATATGGTGATGAATATTTTGCAATCGGAACTGAATTTTATGAGAGCACATTTTTAGCTTCTGATTACAATACGGGAGAACGCAGAGAATACAGAGTGAAAAATAGCGGTAACAACCGTCTAGCTGTGTTATTACATGAAGCGGCTAATGATTCACTATATTTAAAGATGGAAGTTGAAAATACAGATTCGGATTTGGCAAGGTATCTTAATGAAAAGCAGCCAATGAGTTCTATTGGGGATATGTTTTCTAATACTTTTTCAAAAACAGAAAAGGCTTATACCCAGAAAATAGCACCATATAAAGCTTATAATGGAATTATCTTTATAGACACACTAACTCCATCTACAATGCTTGATTCTAAATAA